Proteins encoded together in one bacterium window:
- a CDS encoding ABC transporter substrate-binding protein, which yields MRSVVLCVLVALSLVIPQAWGASAPPHHPSLPGLPNPKVMLGDPGRFGGEFLDSQVSDPRTFNPILAQETSSTLPLGNLFDGLVEDNGETTETEPALAESWKTSPDGKTWTFVLRQGLQWADGQPLTADDVTFTFGVIFDKSIPNSLADVLQVAGRPLQVTKVNARTVQFRTAEPFGPFLRTIGVGILPRHKLEAAYKGGRFRQTWGVNTAPKDLVGSGPYIMTEYRPAERIAYVRNPRYWKVDQQGHRLPYMDRVVLRIVPDQNAQRLLFQSAGADSYGLRPKEYAAFKRDEKSGNYTVYDGGPTFGTEFLVFNENPRSGMPDYKLKWFQNQKFRQAVSYATDRQAIINQVFAGHAVPQYGPESPADKFFFNPHVMQYPYDLTKAASVLAEGGFKKGGDGVLRDGDGHPVEFVISTNSDNPDRVAIANIMRQDLGQLGMRVTLVPEAFNTLVNKLVESFKWETMVLGLTGGIEPHNGQNVWSSSGSLHMWNPKEAKPATPWEAQVDRYFTLGATTVNQNRRRDYYYQYQAVIAEQVPVVYTAIPNAYSAVRNKFGNIHFTAFGGAFWNFPVVFLTR from the coding sequence GTGCGATCTGTCGTCCTCTGCGTGCTCGTCGCGCTCAGTCTCGTGATACCGCAGGCATGGGGCGCGTCCGCCCCGCCTCACCACCCGAGTCTTCCCGGGTTGCCGAATCCCAAGGTGATGCTCGGTGACCCCGGCCGGTTCGGCGGCGAGTTCCTCGATTCGCAGGTCAGTGATCCGCGGACCTTCAACCCCATCCTCGCGCAGGAGACCTCGTCCACCCTCCCGCTCGGCAACCTGTTCGACGGCTTGGTCGAAGACAACGGCGAGACGACCGAGACCGAGCCGGCGCTGGCGGAGTCCTGGAAGACGAGTCCGGACGGGAAGACGTGGACGTTCGTGCTGCGGCAGGGGCTCCAGTGGGCCGACGGGCAGCCGCTCACCGCGGACGACGTGACGTTCACCTTCGGCGTGATCTTCGACAAGAGCATCCCGAACAGCCTGGCCGACGTGCTGCAGGTCGCCGGCAGGCCGCTCCAGGTCACGAAGGTGAACGCCCGCACCGTGCAGTTTCGCACCGCCGAGCCGTTCGGGCCGTTTCTCCGGACGATCGGGGTCGGGATTCTGCCGCGGCACAAACTGGAGGCGGCCTACAAGGGCGGCCGCTTCCGGCAGACGTGGGGCGTGAACACGGCGCCCAAAGACCTGGTCGGCTCGGGTCCGTACATCATGACGGAGTACCGCCCGGCGGAACGGATCGCCTACGTCCGGAACCCGCGCTACTGGAAGGTCGATCAGCAGGGACACCGGCTGCCCTACATGGACCGTGTCGTCCTGCGCATCGTGCCCGATCAGAACGCCCAGCGGCTGCTCTTCCAGTCCGCGGGGGCCGACAGTTACGGCCTCAGGCCCAAGGAGTACGCCGCGTTCAAGCGGGACGAGAAGTCCGGCAACTATACCGTGTACGATGGCGGCCCCACGTTTGGAACGGAGTTTCTCGTCTTCAATGAGAACCCGCGCAGCGGCATGCCGGACTACAAGCTGAAGTGGTTCCAAAACCAGAAGTTCCGCCAGGCGGTCTCCTACGCCACGGACCGCCAGGCGATTATCAACCAGGTCTTTGCCGGGCACGCCGTGCCGCAGTACGGCCCGGAGAGCCCCGCGGACAAGTTCTTCTTCAATCCGCACGTGATGCAGTACCCGTACGACCTGACCAAGGCCGCGTCGGTGCTCGCCGAGGGGGGCTTCAAGAAGGGCGGCGACGGGGTGCTCCGGGACGGCGACGGGCACCCGGTCGAGTTCGTCATCAGCACCAACTCAGACAACCCCGATCGCGTAGCGATCGCCAACATCATGCGGCAGGACCTCGGCCAGCTCGGCATGCGGGTCACGCTGGTCCCGGAGGCGTTCAACACGCTCGTCAACAAACTCGTCGAGTCGTTCAAGTGGGAAACGATGGTGCTGGGGCTCACCGGCGGGATCGAGCCGCACAACGGCCAGAACGTCTGGAGCTCGTCCGGCAGCCTGCACATGTGGAATCCGAAGGAGGCGAAGCCCGCCACGCCCTGGGAGGCGCAGGTCGACCGGTACTTCACCCTGGGCGCGACCACCGTGAATCAGAACCGGCGCCGCGACTATTACTATCAGTACCAGGCGGTCATCGCCGAGCAGGTCCCGGTCGTCTACACCGCGATTCCGAACGCGTACTCCGCCGTCCGGAACAAATTCGGCAACATTCACTTTACCGCGTTCGGCGGCGCGTTCTGGAACTTCCCGGTGGTCTTCCTCACGCGGTAG
- a CDS encoding ABC transporter permease, whose protein sequence is MVRYILRRLLLLGPLLFGITLVSWAAIQLVPGSGNYFQALVLQYPQISPQTIAALKAQFGMDQPPWVQYFRWLWSIVHLDFGLSFAYNVPVTWLIGTRALNTLLLSLTSLVVAWSVALPLGVYSAVHQYSALDGLLNTAAFVAISIPSFFSALLLLYAAYWSHLLPLQGLTSVDFDTLPWWAKILDIGRHLILPTIALGLFSVGGLMRYMRNYLLEILKSDFVKTARAKGLSERRVIYRHAVRNAINPLVTLFGFELGGLLSGAAFVENIMGYPGLGRLILEALLKKDVFVVMASLLLGSVLLILGNLVADILLAYVDPRIRYD, encoded by the coding sequence ATGGTCCGGTACATCCTCCGCCGCCTGCTCCTCCTCGGGCCGCTGCTGTTCGGCATCACGCTCGTCAGCTGGGCGGCGATCCAGCTCGTGCCGGGGTCCGGCAACTACTTCCAGGCCCTGGTCCTGCAATATCCGCAGATCAGCCCGCAGACCATCGCGGCGCTCAAGGCCCAGTTCGGGATGGACCAGCCGCCGTGGGTGCAATACTTTCGCTGGCTCTGGAGCATCGTGCACCTGGACTTCGGCCTCTCGTTTGCCTACAACGTCCCCGTCACCTGGCTGATCGGGACCCGCGCCCTCAACACCCTGCTGCTGTCGCTGACGTCGCTGGTCGTGGCCTGGTCGGTCGCCCTGCCGCTCGGGGTCTACTCCGCCGTGCACCAGTACTCCGCGCTCGACGGCCTGCTGAACACCGCCGCGTTCGTCGCCATTTCGATCCCGTCGTTCTTCAGCGCGCTGCTCCTGCTGTACGCGGCCTACTGGAGCCACCTCCTGCCGCTGCAGGGGCTCACGAGCGTGGATTTCGATACGCTGCCGTGGTGGGCCAAGATCCTCGACATCGGGCGCCATCTCATCCTGCCGACGATCGCGCTCGGCCTGTTCTCGGTCGGCGGGCTGATGCGGTACATGCGAAACTATCTCCTCGAGATCCTGAAGTCGGATTTCGTCAAGACGGCGCGGGCGAAGGGCCTCTCGGAGCGCCGCGTGATCTACCGGCACGCGGTGCGCAACGCGATCAACCCGCTCGTGACGCTCTTCGGGTTCGAGTTGGGCGGGCTGCTGAGCGGCGCCGCGTTCGTCGAAAATATCATGGGCTACCCGGGGCTCGGCCGGCTGATCCTCGAGGCGCTGCTCAAGAAAGACGTCTTCGTCGTCATGGCCAGCCTGCTGCTCGGCAGCGTGCTGCTGATTCTCGGTAACCTGGTCGCCGACATCCTGCTCGCCTACGTCGACCCGCGGATCCGGTATGATTAG
- a CDS encoding ABC transporter permease — translation MIQAQDVAAARLAEQRRAEAARSRSPWRLAWRQLRRYRLALAGGVTLVIMYAAMVFAEVLAPYGLDQSDRALFYAPPVGIHWVDARGRWHLRPFVYAYRIIDPSIPQFASDTSRTYDIRFVVRGSPYRWLGLVPADVHLIGVDPPARLFLLGTDQFGRDALSRLLYGSRVSLLIGIMVVLITFPIGMVLGGIAGYYGGLIDNVMMRAVEVLAAFPSFYLFLTLASVLPPTLSSPERIALLSAVFSLVGWGGLARVIRGIVLSIRDVEFVQAARASGLRDFRIIVRHVLPSTASYVIVAATLTIPGVILGESGLSYLGIGVQEPSTSWGLQLAQAQSIDVLSQFPWLLIPGLAIVLAILAYNFLGDGIRDALDPRQRST, via the coding sequence ATGATCCAGGCGCAGGACGTCGCCGCGGCCCGGCTCGCGGAGCAGCGCCGCGCCGAGGCGGCCCGCTCGCGCAGTCCGTGGCGGTTGGCCTGGCGGCAGCTCCGCCGCTACCGCCTGGCGCTCGCCGGCGGGGTGACGCTCGTCATCATGTACGCGGCGATGGTGTTCGCCGAGGTCCTCGCGCCGTACGGATTGGACCAGAGCGACCGCGCGTTGTTCTATGCGCCGCCGGTCGGCATCCACTGGGTCGATGCGCGGGGCCGGTGGCATCTCCGCCCGTTTGTCTACGCGTACCGCATCATCGATCCGTCCATCCCGCAGTTCGCGTCCGATACCTCGCGGACGTACGACATCCGCTTCGTCGTCCGTGGTTCGCCGTACCGTTGGCTGGGTCTCGTGCCCGCCGACGTTCACCTCATCGGGGTCGACCCGCCGGCGCGTCTGTTCCTGCTCGGGACGGACCAGTTCGGCCGCGACGCGCTGTCCCGGCTGCTCTACGGGAGCCGCGTGTCGCTGCTGATCGGCATCATGGTCGTGCTGATCACGTTTCCCATCGGGATGGTGCTGGGCGGCATCGCCGGATACTACGGCGGCCTCATCGACAACGTGATGATGCGCGCGGTCGAAGTCCTGGCCGCGTTCCCGAGCTTCTACCTGTTCCTGACCCTGGCGTCGGTCCTCCCGCCGACCCTCAGCAGCCCGGAGCGCATCGCGCTGCTCTCGGCCGTCTTCAGCCTGGTCGGATGGGGAGGATTGGCGCGCGTGATCCGCGGCATCGTCCTCAGCATCCGCGACGTGGAGTTCGTCCAGGCCGCCCGCGCGTCCGGCCTGCGCGATTTCCGGATCATCGTCCGCCACGTGCTGCCGAGCACCGCCTCGTACGTGATCGTGGCCGCCACGCTGACGATCCCCGGCGTCATTCTCGGCGAGAGCGGGCTCTCGTACCTCGGCATCGGCGTCCAGGAGCCCAGCACCAGTTGGGGCCTGCAGCTGGCGCAGGCGCAGAGCATCGACGTGCTGAGCCAGTTCCCCTGGCTGCTGATCCCGGGCCTCGCGATCGTGCTGGCCATTCTGGCGTACAATTTCCTGGGCGACGGGATTCGCGATGCCCTGGACCCGCGCCAGCGCTCGACGTAA
- a CDS encoding ABC transporter ATP-binding protein — protein sequence MAEALLSVRNLKTYFYTDEGVVRAVDGLSYDLQRGEVLGVVGESGCGKSVHALSVMRLIPMPPGKIVDGEILFEGRNLLKLSDEEMRKIRGNRIAMIFQEPMTSLNPVLTIGEQIAEAVILHQRLDKRAAWDRAAEMLDRVKIPLAKQRVKDYPHQFSGGMRQRVMIAMALSCNPSILIADEPTTALDVTIQAQILDLMRGLQSEFGMSIVFITHNLGVVAEMCDNVVVMYAGRPIEHTDVRSTFREPKHPYTWGLLHSVPKLYVRQERLIPIEGQPPSLIDLPPGCPFAPRCPFVMDVCVQADPPDFPVGPGHTAKCYLYSDKATEKDRQAADKAGLAASTRSATI from the coding sequence GTGGCTGAAGCACTCCTGTCGGTGCGGAATCTCAAGACCTACTTCTATACCGATGAGGGCGTCGTCCGCGCGGTAGACGGGTTGTCGTACGACCTCCAGCGCGGCGAAGTGCTGGGCGTGGTCGGCGAGTCCGGGTGCGGCAAGAGCGTGCACGCGCTGTCCGTGATGCGGCTCATCCCGATGCCGCCGGGCAAGATCGTCGACGGCGAAATCCTCTTCGAAGGCCGGAACCTCCTGAAGCTGTCCGACGAAGAGATGCGGAAGATCCGCGGCAACCGCATCGCGATGATCTTTCAAGAGCCGATGACCTCGCTCAACCCCGTCCTCACAATCGGCGAGCAGATCGCCGAGGCCGTGATCCTCCACCAGCGTCTCGACAAGAGGGCGGCGTGGGACCGGGCCGCCGAGATGCTCGACCGCGTGAAGATCCCGCTGGCGAAGCAGCGCGTCAAGGACTACCCGCACCAGTTCTCGGGCGGCATGCGGCAGCGCGTGATGATCGCGATGGCCCTCTCGTGCAACCCCTCGATACTGATCGCGGACGAGCCGACGACCGCGCTCGACGTGACGATCCAGGCGCAGATTCTCGACCTGATGCGGGGGCTGCAGAGCGAGTTCGGCATGTCCATCGTCTTCATCACCCACAACCTCGGGGTCGTCGCCGAGATGTGCGACAACGTCGTCGTGATGTACGCGGGACGGCCGATCGAGCACACCGACGTCCGCAGCACCTTCCGCGAGCCCAAGCATCCGTATACCTGGGGCCTGCTGCACTCTGTGCCGAAGCTGTACGTCCGGCAGGAGCGGCTCATCCCGATCGAAGGACAGCCGCCGAGCCTGATCGATCTGCCGCCCGGCTGTCCGTTCGCGCCACGGTGCCCGTTCGTCATGGACGTGTGCGTGCAGGCGGACCCGCCGGATTTCCCCGTCGGGCCCGGCCACACCGCGAAGT